In the genome of Pseudoglutamicibacter cumminsii, one region contains:
- the metK gene encoding methionine adenosyltransferase yields MSLKTAESVRAGHPDKLCDYIADCILDRALYEDPAARVAVEVMAIKARIYVAGEITCKAKLEIPMLVRAALEHVGYDPRRFRIRAKIHCQSSDIAGGVDKSLEARHGDTSSHVMVGAGDQGTVYGYATAESEERLPLPLVYAHRICKRLDQAFTDGKIPELGPDGKAQVTVEYDGETPKRIATIVVSVQHKPGINVEDFNQRLISLVISAACREIEIDEHTEILINPSGRFVEGGPAADTGLTGRKLMVDTYGGLAPHGGGAFSGKDPSKVDRTGAYMARLIAKTVVDARLAEECHVAISYAIGKADPVAFHIDTFGTGQHSDWLLTDAAQAIFPLRPAAMIERLGLRAPIYAKLATCGHMGHGLSEWEWTLPFTDKLKTEVTRRAHQAATHQ; encoded by the coding sequence ATGTCGTTGAAAACCGCTGAAAGCGTGCGCGCCGGGCACCCGGACAAGCTGTGCGACTACATCGCCGACTGCATTTTGGATCGTGCCCTCTACGAAGACCCTGCCGCCAGAGTGGCTGTCGAAGTGATGGCAATCAAAGCACGCATCTATGTCGCTGGCGAGATCACCTGCAAGGCAAAGCTTGAGATTCCGATGCTGGTACGCGCAGCGCTTGAGCATGTGGGTTATGATCCGCGCCGGTTCCGCATCCGCGCCAAAATTCACTGCCAATCGAGCGATATTGCTGGCGGGGTCGATAAATCTTTAGAAGCACGCCACGGTGATACGAGTTCTCACGTAATGGTTGGTGCTGGCGATCAAGGCACCGTCTACGGCTACGCCACAGCCGAGAGCGAAGAACGACTCCCGTTGCCACTGGTTTATGCTCACCGGATCTGCAAGCGTCTCGATCAAGCATTCACAGACGGCAAGATTCCAGAGCTCGGCCCGGACGGGAAAGCCCAGGTCACTGTTGAGTATGACGGCGAAACCCCTAAACGTATCGCCACGATTGTGGTCTCGGTCCAGCACAAGCCAGGCATTAACGTGGAGGATTTCAACCAGCGTCTGATTTCGCTGGTTATCTCGGCGGCGTGTCGCGAGATCGAAATCGACGAACACACCGAAATCCTGATCAACCCTTCAGGGCGTTTCGTCGAGGGTGGCCCTGCCGCAGACACTGGGCTGACTGGCCGAAAGCTCATGGTCGATACCTACGGCGGGCTTGCACCCCATGGTGGCGGGGCGTTCTCGGGTAAGGACCCCTCCAAGGTCGACCGGACGGGCGCGTACATGGCGCGCCTGATCGCGAAAACCGTGGTGGATGCGCGCCTGGCCGAAGAATGCCACGTCGCTATCTCCTATGCGATCGGTAAGGCCGACCCGGTCGCGTTCCACATCGACACCTTCGGCACAGGTCAGCACTCGGACTGGCTGCTCACCGACGCCGCCCAGGCGATCTTCCCGCTGCGACCGGCCGCGATGATCGAACGCCTCGGCCTTAGAGCCCCCATCTACGCGAAGCTTGCCACCTGCGGGCACATGGGCCATGGCCTGAGCGAGTGGGAATGGACGCTGCCGTTTACCGACAAGCTCAAGACGGAGGTGACCCGCCGTGCTCATCAAGCAGCTACCCATCAGTGA
- a CDS encoding DNA methyltransferase — protein sequence MLIKQLPISELKPADYNPRKDLKPGDPEYDKLKRSLAEFGYVEPVIYNHTTGHVVGGHQRLKVLADLGHTDVDCVVVELDETREKALNVALNKISGDWDESKLALLIADLDAADFDAELTGFDDDEIQAMIGSLDDDEVTDDGFDLTAALEAASFVQRGDIWTVGRHRLVCGDATNADDVAVLMDGKSANLVLTDPPYNVAFESSDGLTIKNDAMKADSFYEFLLTAFTNMAGVLDKGGSAYVFHADTEGLNFRKAFIDAGFKLSGCCIWVKDSLVLGRSPYQWQHEPVLHGWKQGAKHKWFADRKQTTIWNFAKPRKNSDHPTSKPLDLLAYPIRNSTQANAIILDTFAGSGSTLMAAEQTDRIAYLMELDEKYASVILRRYAEATGDAAGITCQRGNTQYTYLDLVKQVDRDRE from the coding sequence GTGCTCATCAAGCAGCTACCCATCAGTGAGCTCAAGCCCGCCGACTACAACCCGCGTAAGGACCTAAAACCGGGAGATCCAGAATACGACAAGCTCAAGCGCTCGCTGGCGGAGTTCGGGTATGTCGAGCCGGTGATCTACAACCACACCACCGGCCACGTCGTCGGCGGCCACCAGCGCCTGAAAGTGCTCGCCGACCTGGGCCACACTGATGTTGACTGCGTGGTCGTCGAACTGGACGAGACCCGCGAGAAGGCCCTGAACGTCGCATTGAACAAGATCAGCGGCGACTGGGACGAGTCCAAGCTGGCCCTGCTCATCGCCGACCTGGACGCGGCCGACTTTGATGCCGAGCTCACCGGCTTCGACGATGACGAAATCCAAGCGATGATTGGTTCCCTCGATGATGACGAGGTCACCGATGACGGCTTTGATCTCACCGCCGCTCTCGAGGCCGCATCGTTCGTCCAGCGCGGGGACATTTGGACTGTCGGCAGGCACCGCCTGGTCTGCGGGGACGCCACCAACGCAGACGATGTCGCGGTGCTCATGGATGGCAAGAGCGCGAACCTGGTGCTCACCGACCCGCCCTACAACGTCGCCTTCGAGTCGTCCGACGGGCTCACGATCAAGAATGATGCGATGAAGGCCGACTCGTTCTACGAGTTCCTGCTCACCGCGTTTACCAACATGGCGGGCGTTCTCGACAAGGGTGGGTCGGCGTATGTGTTCCACGCCGACACCGAAGGGCTGAACTTCCGCAAAGCGTTCATCGACGCCGGGTTCAAACTCTCCGGCTGCTGCATCTGGGTCAAAGACTCCCTCGTGCTGGGACGCTCGCCGTACCAGTGGCAGCACGAACCAGTGCTCCACGGGTGGAAGCAGGGAGCCAAGCACAAGTGGTTCGCTGACCGGAAACAGACCACGATCTGGAACTTCGCCAAGCCGCGTAAGAACTCCGACCACCCGACCTCCAAGCCGCTGGACCTGCTGGCCTATCCGATCCGCAACTCCACTCAGGCCAACGCGATCATCCTCGACACGTTCGCTGGCAGCGGTTCGACCCTGATGGCCGCCGAGCAGACCGACCGCATCGCCTACCTCATGGAGTTGGACGAGAAGTACGCCTCGGTGATCCTGCGCCGCTACGCCGAGGCGACCGGGGACGCGGCCGGGATCACCTGCCAGCGAGGCAACACCCAGTACACGTATCTGGATCTGGTCAAACAGGTCGACCGCGACCGCGAATAA
- a CDS encoding transposase, protein MPRKYSDEFKAKAVRLAEEFVELEGCSKWGAAVEIGDKVGVSAHTLNNWLKPSGPSHGVEGSSGELADDELKRLRRENKELRRANEMADSTGQRNGCCEMKQTLISGGIGCRASMVISVVSRSSSRSVSTRRDGDSSTSLARSGARR, encoded by the coding sequence ATGCCAAGGAAGTACAGTGATGAGTTCAAGGCCAAGGCGGTGCGTCTGGCTGAGGAATTTGTTGAGCTTGAAGGGTGCTCGAAGTGGGGTGCGGCGGTTGAGATCGGTGACAAGGTCGGTGTCTCCGCGCACACGCTTAATAATTGGTTGAAGCCTTCAGGGCCGTCACACGGCGTCGAGGGCAGCTCCGGCGAGTTAGCAGACGATGAGCTGAAGCGTCTGCGGCGAGAGAATAAAGAGCTGCGCAGGGCGAACGAGATGGCGGATTCAACCGGTCAACGCAATGGGTGCTGTGAGATGAAGCAGACGTTGATCTCAGGAGGCATCGGTTGCAGGGCAAGCATGGTCATCTCAGTCGTGAGCAGAAGCAGCTCGCGCTCCGTCTCCACTCGAAGGGATGGAGACTCATCGACATCGCTCGCGAGATCGGGTGCACGGCGCTGA
- a CDS encoding alpha/beta fold hydrolase: protein MQPMPTRDVVVTPDGRRLASISLGEGPRLVVCEAGLGMSAHYWIPVMRHLAPHCRVVAYNRAGIGDSDPDPATRKLQRLANDLACVVKAQSYESVVLVGHSWGGPIVRTAQGMSAGRIERVAGLVLVDPSDENLLDKFRPLSLALQRLSLVSLARLRLLSAMYTPILRGLPPDVMTRVLQDSTTVSAAREAAAELRSLRTGLAQLATDDQHYGSPVTVISGAQAMVGESEKMRAAIRKAHHLSAARTASSQLIVARDSGHAIPITEPEVVARAALALFDRDHFAADLNR from the coding sequence ATGCAGCCGATGCCCACCCGTGATGTGGTCGTGACTCCTGACGGTAGACGCTTAGCATCGATCAGCCTCGGCGAGGGGCCGCGTTTGGTCGTGTGTGAGGCTGGCCTGGGGATGAGCGCACACTACTGGATTCCGGTCATGCGCCACCTTGCGCCCCACTGCCGCGTGGTCGCCTATAACCGGGCGGGCATCGGCGACAGCGATCCGGATCCAGCTACGCGGAAACTGCAACGACTCGCTAACGACCTGGCGTGTGTCGTTAAAGCTCAATCTTACGAGTCTGTCGTCCTCGTCGGACATAGCTGGGGCGGTCCCATCGTACGTACTGCACAGGGCATGTCGGCGGGCCGCATCGAGCGCGTCGCAGGACTTGTGCTCGTCGATCCAAGCGATGAAAACCTCTTGGATAAGTTCCGCCCGCTGTCCTTGGCCCTGCAGCGCCTGAGTCTAGTGTCGCTTGCTCGGCTGCGGTTGCTTTCTGCGATGTACACCCCCATTCTCCGAGGGCTGCCGCCGGACGTGATGACACGAGTGCTTCAGGACTCTACGACCGTTTCAGCAGCACGTGAGGCCGCTGCCGAATTGCGATCGTTGCGTACTGGTCTCGCGCAGCTAGCAACCGACGATCAGCACTACGGCTCTCCCGTGACCGTGATCAGTGGCGCCCAAGCGATGGTCGGCGAGAGCGAAAAGATGCGTGCGGCAATCCGCAAGGCCCACCACTTATCTGCCGCTCGGACAGCAAGTTCCCAGCTCATCGTGGCACGTGATTCTGGTCACGCCATCCCGATTACGGAGCCGGAGGTGGTCGCTCGCGCGGCTCTCGCTCTCTTTGATCGGGACCACTTCGCAGCAGACCTCAACCGTTGA
- a CDS encoding dihydroorotase has protein sequence MAAELTAHHQLTQVKKLLERGILTPREAITVCQRLDAPDAPLAALQRASFVDYLEGLSDVWIQPETLSD, from the coding sequence ATGGCAGCCGAGCTGACGGCTCATCACCAGCTCACGCAGGTCAAGAAGCTTCTCGAACGCGGCATCCTCACCCCACGCGAAGCCATCACCGTCTGCCAGCGCCTCGACGCCCCAGATGCGCCGCTAGCCGCCCTACAAAGAGCCAGTTTCGTTGACTATCTCGAGGGTTTGAGTGATGTATGGATACAACCTGAAACCCTGTCTGACTAG
- a CDS encoding recombinase family protein — MEQITPPPISTSPLVKVAAYARISMETERTPLSLSTQVSYYQQLIHDTPGWTFAGVFADSGISGTTTHRPQFQEMLALAREGAIDLILTKSISRFARNTVDLLETIRELKDLGVEVRFEKENISSTSADGELMLTLLASFAQAESEQISQNVKWRIWKGFEEGKANGFHLYGYTDSADGTDVQIIEEEAAVVRWIFAQYMKKTSCEKMAAQLIADGRVPHLADNKMPGEWVRHILKNPHYTGDLLLGRWSTPEGRPGRAVRNTGQLPQYLVENAIPAIIDRDTFTAVQTEIARRRELGARANWSIETVALTSKIKCVSCDCSFVRNVRNPKTQNSISTEHWICTERKKGRKTGCGTCEISDTALKGFIARVLGIGAFDEDVFTERIDHIDVQGKDQYTFHYTDGTSSSHTWRPNLKKSSWTPVRKAAWGELVRARWAEAKRLGLDNPRQAPTPPEALAKYRAVAKAEAERLRAERGER, encoded by the coding sequence ATGGAGCAAATCACCCCGCCACCGATCAGCACTTCTCCGCTTGTGAAAGTGGCAGCGTATGCCCGCATCAGCATGGAAACCGAACGCACACCGCTGAGTTTGTCCACCCAAGTTTCCTACTACCAGCAACTCATTCACGACACTCCTGGCTGGACGTTCGCCGGAGTGTTCGCCGATTCTGGAATCTCTGGAACCACCACACATCGACCCCAGTTCCAAGAAATGCTGGCCCTTGCCCGGGAAGGGGCAATCGACCTGATCCTCACCAAGTCGATCTCGCGCTTCGCTCGCAACACCGTCGACCTGCTCGAAACCATTCGCGAGCTCAAAGACCTCGGGGTGGAGGTGCGATTCGAAAAGGAGAACATCTCCTCAACCAGCGCTGACGGAGAACTCATGCTCACCCTGCTGGCGTCTTTCGCGCAGGCAGAATCAGAGCAAATCAGCCAAAACGTGAAGTGGCGCATTTGGAAAGGCTTCGAAGAAGGCAAAGCGAACGGCTTCCACTTGTACGGTTACACCGACTCCGCTGACGGCACCGACGTGCAGATCATCGAAGAAGAAGCAGCCGTGGTGCGTTGGATCTTCGCCCAGTACATGAAGAAGACCTCGTGCGAAAAGATGGCCGCACAGCTCATCGCCGACGGCAGGGTTCCGCACCTGGCTGATAACAAGATGCCCGGCGAATGGGTCCGTCACATCCTGAAGAACCCGCACTACACCGGCGACCTCCTGTTAGGGCGATGGTCCACTCCGGAAGGCAGACCTGGACGAGCAGTACGCAACACCGGCCAGTTGCCGCAATACCTGGTGGAAAACGCGATCCCCGCGATCATCGACCGCGACACCTTCACCGCTGTACAAACCGAGATCGCTCGACGTCGCGAGCTCGGTGCCCGGGCGAATTGGTCCATAGAAACTGTGGCGTTGACGTCGAAGATCAAATGCGTGTCCTGCGATTGCTCGTTTGTGCGCAACGTACGCAATCCGAAAACCCAAAACTCGATCTCCACCGAGCACTGGATCTGCACCGAACGCAAGAAAGGCCGCAAAACCGGATGCGGCACCTGCGAGATCTCTGACACGGCACTCAAAGGCTTCATCGCCCGAGTCCTGGGTATCGGGGCCTTCGACGAGGACGTGTTCACCGAGCGTATCGACCACATCGACGTGCAGGGAAAAGACCAATACACGTTTCATTACACCGATGGCACCAGCAGCTCGCACACGTGGCGACCAAACCTGAAGAAGAGCTCGTGGACCCCAGTAAGAAAAGCCGCCTGGGGTGAACTCGTGCGTGCTCGCTGGGCCGAAGCCAAAAGGCTCGGGTTGGACAACCCACGGCAAGCACCAACACCACCAGAAGCGCTGGCGAAGTACCGGGCCGTGGCCAAGGCAGAGGCTGAGCGCCTGCGCGCCGAGCGAGGCGAACGCTAA
- a CDS encoding recombinase family protein, which translates to MVRTVTAIPATRALHTGAPLGQTTLRRVAGYARVSTDHDDQVTSYEAQVDYYTRYISDHAGWQFVKVYTDEGITGTSTKHRAGFQQMVTDALDGKIDLIITKSVSRFARNTVDSLTTVRALKDKGVEVFFEKEGIWTFDAKGELLITIMSSLAQEEARSISENVTWGHRKRFADGKVTVPYSRFLGYDKGEDGNLVINPEQAKTVRRIYNMYLGGMSIGTIARTLTDEPETFTAAGNKTWYYQSIRAILTNEKYKGDALLQKSYIADYLTKRQVINQGEVPQYYVTASHEAIISPAVWDFVQAEIAKGARNQRTKHRTRPFSSTFECSQCGHFFGSKTWHAGSKYEKVIWRCGHKYKGDTMCTTGHINDERLKYMFLEAIRLRFGSPADDTVNHAVLDALDTSDLEVEAAGLIAQIDQVAKKLESLITHNARVAQDQQVYEKAFNASHEQHQALLAEHAAVVDEIHNKHNRLAAYHYYRQETAYLDLEQLAFSPYLCVALLDKGAVNIDGTVSFHFRDGSIQVVAIKADIGQAPGCD; encoded by the coding sequence ATGGTCCGCACCGTCACAGCAATCCCCGCCACCCGAGCGCTCCACACTGGTGCTCCACTTGGACAGACAACCCTGCGCAGGGTCGCCGGGTATGCCCGCGTGTCCACCGACCACGACGATCAGGTGACGTCCTACGAAGCCCAGGTCGACTACTACACCCGCTACATTAGCGACCACGCGGGCTGGCAGTTCGTGAAGGTCTATACCGATGAAGGCATCACAGGCACCTCAACCAAACACCGCGCTGGATTCCAGCAGATGGTCACCGACGCGCTCGACGGCAAGATCGACCTGATCATCACCAAGAGCGTGTCCCGGTTCGCCCGCAACACCGTCGACTCGCTCACCACCGTTCGAGCCCTCAAAGACAAAGGCGTGGAGGTCTTCTTCGAGAAAGAAGGCATCTGGACCTTCGACGCCAAAGGCGAGCTCCTCATCACCATCATGAGCTCGCTGGCGCAAGAAGAAGCCCGCTCCATCTCAGAAAACGTCACCTGGGGACACCGCAAACGCTTCGCCGACGGCAAGGTCACCGTCCCATATTCTCGGTTCCTCGGATACGACAAAGGCGAAGACGGGAACCTAGTCATCAACCCCGAGCAAGCCAAAACCGTGCGCCGGATCTACAACATGTACTTAGGCGGCATGTCCATCGGCACGATCGCCCGCACCCTCACCGACGAACCAGAGACCTTCACCGCCGCAGGAAACAAGACCTGGTATTACCAATCCATACGAGCGATTCTCACCAACGAGAAATACAAGGGCGACGCACTCCTGCAGAAGTCGTACATCGCTGACTACCTGACGAAACGTCAAGTCATCAACCAAGGCGAAGTACCCCAGTACTACGTCACCGCCAGTCATGAGGCGATCATCAGCCCCGCAGTGTGGGACTTCGTCCAAGCCGAGATAGCTAAAGGCGCTAGGAATCAGCGAACTAAGCATCGCACCCGGCCCTTCTCATCGACCTTCGAGTGCAGCCAGTGCGGGCACTTCTTCGGATCGAAAACCTGGCACGCAGGCAGCAAATACGAAAAGGTCATCTGGCGCTGCGGCCACAAATACAAAGGCGACACCATGTGCACTACTGGGCACATCAACGATGAACGACTCAAGTACATGTTCCTCGAGGCTATCCGCCTCCGCTTCGGCTCACCTGCTGATGACACCGTCAACCACGCCGTACTCGACGCGCTCGACACCAGCGACCTCGAAGTCGAAGCAGCCGGACTGATCGCCCAGATCGACCAGGTAGCGAAAAAGCTCGAATCACTAATCACCCACAACGCACGCGTCGCGCAAGACCAACAGGTTTACGAGAAGGCGTTCAACGCTAGCCACGAACAGCACCAGGCGCTGTTAGCTGAGCACGCTGCCGTGGTTGACGAAATCCACAACAAGCACAACCGGCTGGCCGCCTACCACTACTACAGGCAGGAGACCGCCTACCTTGATCTTGAACAGTTGGCCTTCAGCCCATACCTCTGCGTAGCTTTGCTCGACAAAGGCGCCGTTAACATCGACGGTACGGTGTCTTTCCACTTCCGCGACGGTAGCATCCAAGTAGTAGCCATCAAGGCGGACATTGGGCAGGCGCCAGGGTGTGATTAG
- a CDS encoding GmrSD restriction endonuclease domain-containing protein: MSFETPDQPQSLLTVKVADGAVKDVIWQAGNTLHSWGGDYFGRDPLVSVDADRWRIEASVREISGDGAAELKAMEIQAEIDCTSDESHHRDDPYQSVANGQYAPSPERKAQLEQLDALFAKTQSEVIIDGQAATVTKTSCDPSFVAKTNVRADLEIGGESASLSWDFTDPAVPKAVELRLTGNQLGWQHEKTSYPHTGVEGKAHALRGTVYSDDLSKTSTIEPVIFCEAKVWTHRLGNLLLLNRRKNSSACNYDFDVKKEKYFKSGKGVAVFALTTQVLGEPVWTPSGIERRQKELLEILIKEWQL, encoded by the coding sequence GTGTCATTCGAAACACCGGATCAGCCGCAGTCGTTGCTCACCGTCAAGGTTGCCGATGGCGCCGTCAAGGATGTGATATGGCAAGCCGGCAACACCCTGCACTCCTGGGGAGGCGACTACTTTGGACGTGACCCGCTCGTGAGTGTTGACGCAGACCGCTGGCGGATCGAGGCCTCCGTGCGTGAAATTAGCGGCGACGGTGCGGCCGAACTCAAGGCTATGGAAATCCAAGCGGAGATCGACTGCACGTCTGACGAGAGCCATCATCGCGACGACCCGTATCAGTCGGTAGCCAACGGCCAGTACGCACCGAGCCCTGAGCGCAAAGCTCAGCTCGAGCAACTCGATGCTCTATTCGCCAAGACTCAAAGCGAGGTGATAATCGACGGGCAGGCAGCGACCGTCACGAAAACGTCATGTGACCCCAGCTTCGTCGCTAAAACCAATGTGAGGGCCGATCTTGAGATCGGCGGAGAATCAGCATCCCTATCGTGGGACTTCACCGATCCCGCCGTGCCAAAAGCCGTGGAGTTGCGTCTAACGGGCAACCAGCTTGGCTGGCAGCACGAAAAAACGTCCTACCCGCACACCGGGGTCGAGGGCAAAGCCCACGCACTGCGCGGCACGGTCTATTCCGATGACCTGTCCAAAACCAGCACCATCGAGCCCGTCATTTTCTGCGAAGCAAAAGTATGGACACATCGTCTTGGGAACCTACTGCTGCTCAATCGCCGGAAAAACTCCAGTGCTTGCAATTATGACTTCGATGTTAAGAAGGAGAAGTACTTCAAGTCCGGGAAAGGCGTGGCCGTGTTCGCACTCACCACGCAGGTACTTGGAGAGCCAGTGTGGACTCCCAGTGGTATCGAGCGACGTCAGAAAGAGCTTTTGGAGATCTTGATTAAGGAGTGGCAACTCTAA